The Mycoplasmoides genitalium G37 genomic sequence TTAAATTAATGTGGTTACAAATAAGTTGGTTGTTAATGCCATTTGTAACAGCTTTACAAACTTCTTTGAAGTAAATATCATACTTTTTAGCTTCAAATGAATTAAGTGATTTTCTTTTGGGGTGCTTTTTATTTAACTTTTTAATTAATTTAGATGCTTTTTTACTAACAGCAAAATCTGATGATTTTAAGTAAATATCAAACTTTTTGTTCTCTTTTGTTTTTAAAACCATAAACAATCATTAAGTCATCTAAAAAAATACCCTGAGAACACTATTAGAAAATTTTAATTTTGCTAAATTACTAATGATGTAATTACATCCCGTAATGAACTGTCATTTTCAATCATTTTAGCAACTCTTTTAACTGCCATTAATACACTTGAATGACTTCTCTTAAATATTTTGCCAATTTGTTGAAATTGCATGTTGTACTTTTGACGCAAAAGGTAATTACACACATCACGAACACGGACAAGTTCTGCTTTACGATTTTCTGAAAGTACACTGTCCATAGGAACATTAAATCTACGGCAAACGTTCTCTATTAATAAATAAGGATCAAAGCTCTTTTTATGAAACTTCTCAAATTCTTCAAAAAGAATTTCTTTTAAATTTTCAGTATTTATTAAATTTTGTTTTGAAGTTTTAGCAAAAAATAATAACTTTGTTGCAATTCCATTTAAAGCACGCACATCGTTACCTGAAATTTGTGCTGCATCATGTCTTGCCTCATTAGTTATTTGGATGTTAGGATCTTTTTCTTTTAATTTAACAGTAAGTATTTCACAAAGTGAAGACAAATTATGCTTTTCTATCTTTAGTAATAATCCTGATTTAAAGCGAGAAATCATTCTTGCATCAATATCAATTAGTTCATCAGGAGCCTTATCAGAAACTAAAACAATTTGTTTTTTATTTAGAACTAGGTTATTAAAAATATTGAAAAGAATTTCTAAGGTTTTTTCTTTTCTGCCAAATATTTGAGTGTCATCTATTAAAACTAAATCTAAATTTTCATAATTTTTTTTTAGTTTTTCTATACCTTTATCCCTTTGATAAAAAGCATCAACAACTTCTTGGGCAAAATCACTTGAAACAACATACTTTACTCTGGCATTTGGAAAATTACGAAATTTTTCATTTCCTATTGCTTGTAGTAGGTGAGTTTTACCAAGACCGGTTTCTCCGTAAATAAAAAGCGGTGAAAATTCGTTATCTTGAGTTTCAGCTAATCTAACGCCTGCTTCATAAGCTCTTTTATTTCCTTCACTAATTACAAAGTTTTGAAAAGTATAGTTTTTACTCAATCCAGAATTTTGATAAAGAGTATCACGACTATTTTCTTCTAATTTTGCTAAGTTAAAAAAGAAATCT encodes the following:
- the dnaA gene encoding chromosomal replication initiator protein DnaA, whose translation is MEQFNAFKSLLKKHYEKTIGFHDKYIKDINRFVFKNNVLLILLENEFARNSLNDNSEIIHLAESLYEGIKSVNFVNEQDFFFNLAKLEENSRDTLYQNSGLSKNYTFQNFVISEGNKRAYEAGVRLAETQDNEFSPLFIYGETGLGKTHLLQAIGNEKFRNFPNARVKYVVSSDFAQEVVDAFYQRDKGIEKLKKNYENLDLVLIDDTQIFGRKEKTLEILFNIFNNLVLNKKQIVLVSDKAPDELIDIDARMISRFKSGLLLKIEKHNLSSLCEILTVKLKEKDPNIQITNEARHDAAQISGNDVRALNGIATKLLFFAKTSKQNLINTENLKEILFEEFEKFHKKSFDPYLLIENVCRRFNVPMDSVLSENRKAELVRVRDVCNYLLRQKYNMQFQQIGKIFKRSHSSVLMAVKRVAKMIENDSSLRDVITSLVI